The nucleotide window ACAATTTATCCCATTAACACTTTCCCTGATTTATGttattttaatgaattaatcttCATTTCTAATTCAATTTAccgttttatctttgtttaaagcACTTTGTAACATTGTTAAGATGATAACGTTTATTCACATTAAATATTGTTAACTTTTAATTTCCTAAATCGATCTGGTCTCTGACCTGTGACTGCAGGGGGCACGGTGCGGCGCAGGGCGGTGACGGTTGCCATGGCGATTTCCTCGTGGCTGACCTTGGTGGGGCAGGAGTGTCCGGGTGTCACCATGTTGGGTTTCAGCAGGGTCCCCTCCAGGTACACATGGTGGTCTGACAGAGCCTTGTACACTGCAGCCAGGACCTGATCAGCGGCAGAGAGACGAGATGTTGGTCAAAGGACTGAGAGAGCATTGTTACGAACGTGTGGGGACATCTTTACGGGTCGTATTCACCGTTTTGTGTTTTATAAAGTCACTCAATTCACCTTCTCACTGACGTACTGGCAGCGCTTCAGGTCATGTTCTCCGTCAGGAAGGATCTCGGGCTCCACAATAGGAACAATGCCATTCTACAAGACATTCAAAAGTATAAAGTTAGGGCAAACTCATATTCTTTAGATACACTAAGAATTGGTTTGAATGGCCAATAGGGTCCTCAAATACCACATTTGATCGCAAATAATATTTTTAAAAGCCTAACTAATCTCACACCGACCTGCTGGCAGATGCTGGCATATCGTGCCAGAACATTAGCGTTCTCCATGATGGCCAGCTCAGAGGGTGTGTTCTCGCTGATCTTCAGCACGCTGCGCCATTTAGCGAAGTCTGCACCGTCCTTCTTGTACTGCGCACAGCGCTCAGAGAGCCCATCCAGACCTGCAGCGCAACACATGCACAGAACCATCGTCAGGAACCAAGGGGGGGGTTCTACTGTTTCTGagagtgtgttttttttatttatcctaccCTGTGTGGTGGTCTCTCCATCTGTTCCAGCGAGGGGCACGACACCTTTGTCCACCTGCAGGCACATTTATTTATACGTCACATTTAAGTCTAATTTATAAAATAATTCTAAATTATTAACACATAGCTAGCACAAAAGAAACAATAGAAAAATTAAAAAGGGTCCAGAGAACAGAAATTGTAACTGCAAAAAGGAAGCAATACAATGTTTTAGATGTGATGTCAcactaataattaaataaacaagTTCAATATCACCAATCTTTGCTTTAAATTTAATGTAGAGATTCTGATGCAAAATCCTATGAATTTCACTCAAATAAAACCAACTTCCCTGAATGTATGTTTTGAACGTTCCCAGTTTCTCCTCACAAGCTGACCTCCTGTTATGTGTGGGTCTGTTTGTGTCCAAACAAACTGAcaacaagtgtgtgtgtaactGTTGTAACTAGGGTTACAAAGGGGCGGAACATTTGCGGAAATtttccatgggaagttaagctggggaattttggaTATATAATcgatgcaaaattaaacaaaaaacatggCATTAACAGATTTAAAGATTAAATTCCCGGCATTTTGCAACCCTAATTGTAACAGACTTGTAGTAACCTTTTTAGCTTTAACAGCCAACACAttatgtgtttttgcctgctcaaCTGAACTATTAGACTGTAATAGAATGTAGCTGATATGGCtttggggacaatcagaggcaAAGCTAACATCAAACAAATAAGGCCCAAGTGATTATATTTTAGGAGACGGAGATGAAACCCACTATTTCTAGACTCAAGGGATCTATTCTGGAGGCTTTAAGTTTCACTCCTACAGTGAGCAGTGTGTACCTTGATGCCGACAACAATGCCACGGTCCTTGATGAGCTGGGAGAAGTTAGTGCCGTCGTCTGTGTTCTGGTAAAGGGTTTCATGGAAGAAGATCACCCCTCCGATACAGCTGTCGATGCGCTGGTCGGCTGTGAAGAGCAGCTGGCGGTAGCGACGCCTGTTCTCCTCTGTGTTCTCAACCCCAATGGGGTTCAAACGCTTCCCCATGCTGCCTGTGTAGTCAACACAAAGCTGCTCAGTCAAAACAGACTTAATGACAGCATCTATCTATCATATTGTCAAAgtgaaagtcaactttattgtcaatctttcagtttgtgtgtacagacaaacCGTTTCCCACGATCCCGAatacacaaatatatatataaacatatgtatatcctatacacaaacagacacatttatacatatgcacacattaagacattaaaagcacaacaatcaatatatacaaaacagtcacttcaatatctttgggaAATGTACTTTTCCCAAAGATATTGAAATGACTGTTATTTAGTATATATTGATATTTTAGCATTTAGAACTTTATAGGAAAGATATCAGTGATGTTATGACTTTGTACACAAGTGCATACCGGTGGATTCATCGGCTGCGAGGATGCCTTTTCCTGGGGCTGTAATCCTCTCAGCGATTTCCTGCAGCTCTTTCTTCTGCTCAGTAGTCAGTGCGGGATACTGGTGAGTCATGGTTGctgaaagagaaaagaaagccCTGAAGAGGTCAGATTGTTCAACGCCGTCGACCTGGGTGACAGCCAAGCAGTGGCCCCATTTTCTATTGTGGCCCCATTTTCTATTGTGACTCCATTGTGTCACACAACATGGCTCCCTCGTTGCATAACTACGCTCTTCTCATATAGGGCAGGAGGATGCTGGAAAGGGACACAAATCCTACAAGATGGCGCGTTGAGTCATTAAAGCCAAGGACCCAGCGAGCGTGTGCATTCAAGTGACAAATCAAATGGCGTGAGCAGAACATGTTTTTCATGAGAAAACAGAGCTGGATATAAATAGACAGAATTGCATTCACCAGATCTGGAGGTGAAGAATTCCTCTTTAATATGTTAGCTGGCCTTACTGGTGACTGCAGCAGTGCTGTCACGATGGGCTAATGTGCACGTACACCCCTCATGTAAACCAGATCATTTTGTTCCCTATTCCCTTCTTCACTCTGCCGTAAATAAGCCGTTGCGTAAGCCCTGCCCTCCCCATCCGACTCCACGCACAGAGGGAGCGATTATGTAACCCTGCTCCTTTACACTCTGCTGCCAGTCCTCATTATGGTCTGGATGCTGCATGGCTCGTTCCTCTCCTCAGCAACACTCCGTCTTCTCCTTTTGTCAACAAATCTTTCTTTTTCCCCGTCTTTTATTTCCCTGATTAATACATGACTTGGTTACATTCAAACCCCCTGCTGTGCTCACTGCGGCATGCTGATGCTTTCTGAGACAAAGGGACATCCACTGGGCAAGATGGAACAGGCATGGTATTTGTAAAATCCAACTTTCAACCATTCCCTAAAATGCATCACTCCCACTAATGGTACGGTGCCATGGAACACGCTGTGACTTCTCCCTCTGGTGTCTGCACCGTTTGGCAAGCCACTCCCAGCGTCACCGATTGTAGATCTGCTCGACATCTCAAGTACAGCGCCATATCAGATAAAAAAGAAATTGTGGGTGGGGATACTCCTTTGGTTACAAATACCACCAAGGATAAATAATAGACAAACAGTGCTTTATTACCACCAAGAACACATATCTGAACACTCGATTACCCAACTGCAGCAAGTAACATCAAACACCCTGATAGGAGGTTTTTGCAAAGCTAAACAATGAACTGACCGC belongs to Pseudochaenichthys georgianus chromosome 14, fPseGeo1.2, whole genome shotgun sequence and includes:
- the aldocb gene encoding fructose-bisphosphate aldolase C-B — translated: MTHQYPALTTEQKKELQEIAERITAPGKGILAADESTGSMGKRLNPIGVENTEENRRRYRQLLFTADQRIDSCIGGVIFFHETLYQNTDDGTNFSQLIKDRGIVVGIKVDKGVVPLAGTDGETTTQGLDGLSERCAQYKKDGADFAKWRSVLKISENTPSELAIMENANVLARYASICQQNGIVPIVEPEILPDGEHDLKRCQYVSEKVLAAVYKALSDHHVYLEGTLLKPNMVTPGHSCPTKVSHEEIAMATVTALRRTVPPAVTGVTFLSGGQSEEDASINLNAINNCPLAKPWALTFSYGRALQASALNAWRGELSNEKAATEEFITRAEANSKASLGKYQSSGSGTAAGKSLYVENHAY